A single region of the Salvia miltiorrhiza cultivar Shanhuang (shh) chromosome 8, IMPLAD_Smil_shh, whole genome shotgun sequence genome encodes:
- the LOC131001284 gene encoding uncharacterized protein LOC131001284 has product MDIPDLEELEWLESHAQDDDQFDDDFDLDVEPPSPPSSPSQRPPLSLPPKPSPFKPQPQIYPTSNKRAGSDLLNSISLDATDNHYLDSNWANGKRSRNEEDEARHEKFALPECPDVSEENKEGSDDDKEWLRCSPPRDTFEEMEVVEDGEQERILSRYATEIDGDCVPITGLDGERVYAKICSSVEMDEEVRNKKLNFRRDHNGLLQEPVRVLMEKVEQEQFTKALQGSVEGDSTEVVPSTSPVTTEQLWVEKYAPSSFTELLSDEKTNREVLLWLKQWDSCVFGSEIKSTTDDVLTSLRRHSTGSQHLKQSSKSFSRNNRETKFNKDMLMADNELDKENNSSLGLQEMWDKKNKSSGPPEQKVLLLCGSPGLGKTTLAHVAAKHCGYRVVEINASDDRSASTIEAKILDVVQMNSVIADSKPKCLVVDEIDGALGDGKGAVEIILRLLSAERKRDTGKENISQEANSGRKSSGKKQKSSVLLRPVICICNDLYAPALRPLRQVAKVHIFVQPTVSRVANRLKYICNKEGVKTSSVALSALAECTECDIRSCLNTLQFLNKKKEMLNVMDISSQVVGQKDATKSAFDIWKEIFQKKKGKSGRRSNNSSNSVSKDFEYLYSLISNRGDSELILDGIHENIFQLHYVDPLMQKTVQCLDNLGVSDVTHRYIMRTQKMSLLVYQPPIAIFIHRLIAQLERKDIEWPKSLQRHRTILSERMDMFHSWHNGISPYISRHLSTKSFVEDSISQLLHILSPPSLRPVALHLLSDKEKSDLMQLVNTMVSYSITYKNIKSDRPDTWRHEDEATTIALDPQLSNFVHFKDYNSCHIDLALPVKQVLVHEVEKQKILQGSLSKSTNLRGEENHILAKNNAGTRPPSKFSFTNGFAEKKTNQKSPAAEKPELPKVDEVKSVRRTKKPSGDLTSFFNRIKKVGDEGSEVTNSDVPKSATRRRDSHPFLFKFNEGFTNAVKRPVRMREFLL; this is encoded by the exons ATGGATATTCCCGATTTGGAAGAGCTGGAATGGCTGGAATCCCATGCTCAGGACGACGATCAGTTCGACGATGATTTCGACCTCGATGTCGAACCGCCCTCACCCCCTTCATCACCCTCACAGCGCCCGCCCCTGTCTCTCCCGCCGAAGCCCTCACCTTTCAAACCCCAGCCCCAAATATACCCTACTTCCAACAAACGCGCCGGATCTGACCTCCTGAATTCGATATCCCTAGATGCAACCGACAATCACTACCTCGATAGTAATTGGGCAAATGGAAAGAGGAGCAGAAACGAAGAAGACGAAGCTCGGCACGAGAAATTCGCCCTGCCTGAATGCCCAGACGTCTCTGAGGAGAACAAGGAAGGAAGTGATGACGACAAGGAGTGGCTGAGATGCTCGCCCCCGCGGGATACTTTTGAAGAGATGGAGGTGGTGGAGGATGGGGAGCAGGAGAGGATATTATCCAGATACGCGACGGAGATAGACGGGGATTGTGTGCCTATCACAGGGCTGGATGGGGAGAGGGTGTATGCCAAGATATGCAGTAGTGTGGAGATGGATGAGGAAGTGAGGAACAAGAAATTGAATTTCAGACGAGACCATAATG GACTCCTTCAGGAACCTGTCAGAGTTCTGATGGAAAAGGTTGAGCAAGAGCAGTTTACAAAG GCTTTGCAAGGAAGTGTTGAAGGTGATTCAACAGAGGTAGTTCCATCAACATCACCAGTAACTACTGAACAACTTTGGGTGGAGAAATATGCTCCAAGTTCATTTACGGAGCTTCTCAGTGATGAAAAGACAAACCGTGAG GTTCTCCTGTGGTTGAAACAGTGGGATTCCTGTGTTTTTGGGTCTGAGATAAAGAGTACCACTGATGATGTTTTGACTTCTTTGAGACGGCATTCTACAGGCTCCCAACATCTTAAACAATCTTCCAAGAGTTTTTCTCGAAATAACAGAGAAACCAAATTTAACAAAGATATGCTGATGGCTGATAATGAGTTGGATAAAGAAAACAACTCCTCCCTAGGCCTTCAGGAAATGTGGGACAAAAAGAACAAAAGTTCTGGTCCTCCAGAACAGAAG GTCCTATTGCTTTGTGGTTCCCCTGGACTTGGGAAGACTACACTTGCCCATGTAGCAGCAAAGCATTGCGGGTACCGTGTTGTTGAG ATTAATGCAAGTGATGACCGATCAGCATCGACCATTGAGGCTAAAATCCTTGATGTGGTCCAGATGAATTCTGTAATTGCTGATTCAAAGCCAAAGTGCTTG GTTGTTGATGAGATAGATGGCGCCCTTGGAGATGGAAAGGGTGCTGTGGAGATCATTCTTCGATTG TTGTCTGCTGAAAGAAAACGTGATACTGGAAAAGAAAACATATCTCAAGAGGCAAATTCCGGTCGAAAATCTTCGGGAAAGAAGCAGAAAAGCTCAGTTTTGTTGAGACCT GTGATATGCATCTGTAATGATCTATATGCGCCAGCCTTAAGACCATTACGTCAAGTGGCCAA GGTTCACATCTTTGTCCAACCAACTGTGAGTCGTGTTGCAAATAG GCTGAAATATATTTGTAACAAGGAAGGAGTAAAGACCAGTTCTGTTGCTCTTTCTGCTCTTGCAGAATGCACTG AATGTGACATACGGTCATGCTTGAACACTCTTCAGTTTCTCAACAAGAAGAAGGAAATGCTGAATGTG ATGGATATAAGCTCTCAAGTGGTGGGTCAGAAAGATGCAACTAAAAGTGCTTTTGATATATGGAAAGAG atcttccaaaagaaaaaggggaaatCTGGCAGAAGATCTAACAACTCGAGCAACAGTGTGTCCAAAGACTTTGAATATCTCTACTCTTTGATATCTAACCG CGGCGATTCTGAGTTAATATTGGACGGGAtccatgaaaatatttttcagcTCCATTATGTTGATCCTCTGATGCAGAAGACT GTACAATGTTTGGACAATCTGGGAGTTTCTGATGTAACTCATAGGTACATCATGCGCACACAAAAAATGTCTCTTCTAG TTTATCAACCGCCCATTGCAATATTTATTCATCGTCTGATAGCTCAACTTGAGAGAAAGGATATTGAATGGCCAAAATCCTTACAGAG ACACCGAACAATTCTGTCAGAAAGGATGGACATGTTTCACTCATGGCATAATGGAATATCACCATATATTTCAAGGCATTTGTCAACAAAATCCTTTGTCGAAGACTCAATTTCTCAATTGTTGCATATTCTGTCACCACCATCCCTGAGACCG GTTGCACTGCATTTGCTCTCAGACAAAGAAAAGAGTGATTTGATGCAGTTAGTAAATACGATGGTCTCTTATTCTATAACATACAAGAACATCAAATCTGATCGACCTGATACTTGGAGACATGAAGATGAAGCAACCACAATTGCACTTGATCCACAACTTAGCAATTTTGTACACTTCAAA GATTACAATTCATGCCATATCGATCTTGCCTTGCCGGTAAAGCAGGTCTTGGTTCACGAG GTGGAAAAGCAAAAGATTCTGCAAGGTAGCCTATCTAAATCAACCAATCTGCGTGGGGAGGAGAATCATATCCTTGCAAAGAATAATGCTGGGACTAGACCACCATCAAAATTTAGTTTTACAAATGGTTTTGCTGAAAAGAAAACAAACCAGAAAAGTCCAGCTGCTGAGAAACCTGAACTTCCTAAAGTTGATGAAGTAAAATCAGTTCGAAGGACAAAAAAGCCATCTGGTGACCTGACTAGTTTTTTCAATCG GATTAAAAAGGTTGGTGACGAAGGTTCTGAAGTTACAAACAGTGATGTGCCAAAGTCTGCAACAAGACGGAGAGATTCACACCCTTTCCTGTTCAAATTTAATGAG GGATTCACAAATGCTGTAAAGAGACCGGTGCGAATGCGTGAATTCCTTCTCTGA